A window from Lactiplantibacillus pentosus encodes these proteins:
- the cbiM gene encoding cobalt transporter CbiM has protein sequence MHIPDNYLSPATCGTLVTAMVPVWTVAVLKVKVQLKTHRETLPMLGIAASLAFLIMMFNLPIPGGTTAHAVGGTLLAVLIGPWAACLALTVTLLLQALLFGDGGILAFGANALNMAVIMPFVGYACYRMGQKWHHEKLGLAVGAYLGINMAALVAGIELGLQPLLAHTTSGAPLYCPYGLNITVPAMLAAHLLVAGWVEVVFTLLVFQFVKRVAPTNLYQTPTLRNHRPWIALLLGLAVLSPLGLLASNTAWGEWSPHELQQRLVQQHISTHAPQGMVHGFHFQALFSDYTIAGLPVSLGYILSGMTAILIFLLLIRGLQHETNPSHR, from the coding sequence GTGCATATTCCGGATAATTATTTAAGTCCCGCGACCTGCGGAACCCTTGTCACCGCGATGGTCCCCGTTTGGACCGTTGCCGTCTTGAAAGTCAAAGTTCAACTCAAAACACATCGTGAAACCCTGCCAATGCTCGGCATCGCCGCGTCATTGGCATTTTTGATTATGATGTTTAACCTCCCGATCCCAGGTGGGACGACGGCGCATGCCGTTGGGGGCACACTACTGGCGGTGCTGATTGGGCCGTGGGCGGCTTGTCTTGCGTTGACCGTAACGTTACTGCTACAAGCGTTATTATTCGGTGATGGCGGCATCCTCGCCTTTGGGGCCAATGCCCTGAATATGGCCGTCATTATGCCGTTCGTCGGTTACGCTTGCTACCGGATGGGTCAAAAATGGCACCATGAAAAATTAGGACTCGCTGTTGGCGCCTATTTGGGCATCAACATGGCGGCACTTGTTGCAGGAATTGAGCTCGGACTACAACCGCTCTTAGCTCATACGACAAGTGGCGCCCCGCTCTATTGCCCGTATGGCCTCAACATCACCGTGCCGGCTATGCTAGCGGCCCACTTACTGGTCGCGGGCTGGGTCGAAGTTGTATTCACGTTACTCGTCTTTCAATTCGTGAAACGCGTCGCGCCGACCAACCTCTATCAAACGCCAACGCTTCGAAATCACCGTCCCTGGATTGCTTTATTGCTGGGACTAGCCGTGCTTTCACCTTTAGGCCTCCTAGCAAGTAATACTGCTTGGGGCGAATGGTCGCCTCACGAACTCCAGCAACGTCTGGTGCAACAACACATTAGCACCCACGCGCCACAAGGGATGGTCCACGGCTTTCATTTTCAAGCGCTATTTAGCGACTATACGATTGCCGGATTACCGGTTAGTCTGGGATACATTTTATCTGGAATGACTGCCATTTTGATTTTTCTACTTTTGATTCGAGGCCTTCAACATGAAACCAACCCGTCACACCGCTGA
- a CDS encoding P-loop NTPase family protein, which produces MIDVGAIQTRSEIMQVQDFLNIEAASKKVKAMTENQHTLSLLTALTGTGKTTVAAQYLIQNCHDEKARVTFFVTDQKKNFPTEPLKKEIARQLNVPITSEKVEREFYRRVGVLYSLADEAKNLLDPLNRIPDYFRRQENFEVTFNKVKRRYKNFCTEPDNDEFRRELRNELRNWRLFIRDKLVLKLTKRIKTKEVSSEDNIQKIQHFLRQDHKSAQNQKLCDWVNRYYPLADEEQRKIFLLTTNKFITSYTPFYGHRGIPFITSHLLNDALVILDEIDATKVKLLDYEIANTINDKENILALFAAIEAGLARLQREVPKPLSLALKSPKTKRKLQALVDEANELSLTYRLYFPHKSSLQTFENNFIFHFPYIRMASSGLEWWTQLEEPLATVKFINNKKAYNPDKDLHFYQMLARVSMFIDDFVAFIRRCAHRFADLENADRNLLAPKLSLDNAAYSIYSLLGFNHEQQKMLVETRSKWLGVSLPKLSVSATESYRQLQRSGLSFYQFKDAERHAMQTEISASKFRNTPERFLLGVLSRADVLGMSATAEIPTVLDNYYLTYLHERLGNRFISANTYLTEETKQSFKLDERYKECGVQILVSLAKCKNVDARLEDLILNQMAVTGQQRQLDAVQMAIVEKKYRKLLRRTMDDVGNDYKAQRYAQLIGSFITFLLDTEMIVFLGLQSLLPKRDYPDMDLDRLLEIFNGLATLLCAKSAPVLKIITPENQGSMEEQCATALQIPKKQGKRVYLLSAYQSLGVGVNLQHPIGALDEGQLIDISGLVASDDDGRFSATDINGIYLGDVTHIFSSIQDFSTLTPEAIKLAVQHEYLLDNSEINQKQYHNYWKGLSHVHRPAGTDRPATSYVKQLKDMLSYRMSYTKVIIQALGRMTRTHNRRKQIRIIATEDVFDNFDLTSLNTDAISPEAKALAAKSPSSGSTSRQDSMKNNLYQNRTYLSYVDFKRAKGRLQLDVAMANAYQNVREWYLQHPTASEAELAAMHHSETMFMQYLPSARTEYGVCRMWEEIEKDGKKLDIETGVFEFGDDNKDNMIVSAERAGLPTILKYPGMAAYFDKHQYATTWQKQDYILNPVQFINGYLGILGEVAATFILDDALGINLSQITAVDKNELFDFIIDDQVLVDIKNWHYTHTATAFDDEKWVMHKLNQFCKDTGKDNMRVMVINVIDRTPEVKDKVTLINNNRILEVSALIDDQGALVLSPTDKQQIGEFLID; this is translated from the coding sequence ATGATTGATGTAGGCGCAATTCAGACGAGGAGTGAAATAATGCAAGTTCAGGATTTTCTTAATATTGAAGCGGCATCTAAAAAGGTTAAAGCAATGACCGAAAATCAACATACGTTATCATTATTAACGGCACTTACCGGGACAGGGAAAACCACGGTTGCAGCGCAATATTTGATTCAAAATTGTCATGATGAGAAGGCGCGGGTGACCTTTTTTGTGACTGATCAAAAGAAAAATTTTCCGACTGAACCGCTAAAGAAAGAAATCGCACGTCAATTAAATGTTCCGATCACAAGTGAGAAAGTTGAACGTGAATTTTATCGCCGCGTTGGGGTGCTTTATTCATTAGCCGATGAAGCGAAGAATCTTTTAGACCCTTTGAACAGAATTCCTGATTATTTTCGACGCCAAGAAAATTTTGAAGTTACTTTCAACAAAGTCAAACGACGGTATAAGAATTTTTGTACAGAGCCGGATAACGATGAGTTTCGTCGAGAATTAAGAAATGAGCTGCGTAATTGGCGTCTATTTATTCGCGATAAGCTCGTACTGAAACTAACTAAACGCATAAAAACAAAAGAAGTGAGCAGTGAAGATAACATTCAAAAAATTCAACATTTTTTGCGGCAAGATCATAAGTCGGCTCAAAATCAGAAACTTTGTGATTGGGTGAATCGCTATTATCCACTCGCTGATGAAGAGCAACGAAAAATCTTCTTGTTGACAACCAATAAATTCATTACTTCTTATACACCGTTTTATGGTCACAGGGGGATTCCGTTTATTACGTCACATTTATTAAATGATGCTTTGGTTATTTTGGACGAAATCGACGCGACTAAAGTGAAACTGCTTGATTATGAGATTGCAAACACAATCAATGACAAGGAAAATATCTTAGCGCTATTTGCTGCGATTGAGGCGGGGTTAGCTAGGTTACAGCGAGAAGTGCCTAAACCACTTAGTCTGGCACTAAAGTCTCCCAAGACTAAACGGAAGTTGCAAGCACTCGTTGATGAAGCAAATGAATTATCGTTAACTTATCGGCTGTATTTCCCACACAAGAGTAGCTTGCAGACATTCGAAAATAATTTCATTTTTCATTTTCCGTATATTCGAATGGCTAGTAGTGGCCTTGAATGGTGGACACAATTGGAAGAACCGCTCGCAACTGTAAAATTTATTAACAATAAAAAGGCGTATAACCCTGATAAAGACTTACATTTCTATCAGATGCTTGCTCGAGTATCAATGTTTATTGATGATTTTGTCGCTTTTATTAGAAGATGCGCTCATCGTTTTGCAGATCTAGAAAATGCAGATCGTAATTTACTAGCCCCCAAGTTGAGCTTGGATAATGCGGCCTATTCCATATACAGTCTGCTGGGTTTTAATCATGAACAACAGAAGATGCTAGTCGAGACACGCAGTAAATGGCTGGGGGTATCTTTGCCTAAGCTATCAGTGTCTGCGACCGAATCCTATCGACAGTTGCAAAGATCAGGGCTTTCGTTCTATCAATTTAAAGATGCTGAACGTCACGCGATGCAGACTGAAATCAGTGCGTCAAAGTTTAGAAACACACCAGAACGGTTTTTACTTGGGGTCTTGAGTAGGGCTGATGTGTTAGGCATGTCTGCAACAGCTGAAATTCCAACAGTCTTGGATAATTATTATTTGACTTATCTTCATGAAAGATTAGGAAATCGCTTTATTTCAGCTAATACGTATTTGACAGAAGAAACCAAGCAAAGTTTTAAGTTGGATGAACGTTATAAGGAATGTGGTGTTCAAATTCTAGTCAGTTTAGCAAAATGTAAGAACGTTGACGCACGGTTGGAAGACTTAATCTTGAATCAGATGGCTGTAACTGGGCAACAGCGTCAACTAGACGCGGTTCAAATGGCAATTGTTGAAAAAAAGTACCGGAAACTATTGCGACGGACCATGGATGATGTAGGCAATGACTACAAGGCTCAGCGTTATGCTCAATTGATTGGTAGTTTTATCACGTTTTTGCTTGATACTGAGATGATTGTCTTCTTAGGATTACAATCATTGTTGCCTAAGCGTGATTATCCCGATATGGATTTGGACCGGTTGCTGGAAATCTTTAATGGACTGGCAACATTACTATGCGCAAAATCAGCACCAGTTTTAAAAATAATCACACCTGAAAATCAAGGTAGCATGGAAGAGCAATGTGCCACTGCACTTCAAATACCTAAGAAACAAGGAAAACGCGTTTATTTACTGAGTGCATATCAATCATTGGGAGTGGGTGTCAATTTGCAGCATCCGATTGGTGCTCTGGATGAAGGCCAACTAATTGATATTAGTGGTCTAGTCGCCAGTGACGACGATGGTCGTTTTTCAGCAACTGATATCAACGGTATTTACTTGGGAGATGTCACTCATATTTTCTCCAGTATCCAAGATTTTTCGACTTTAACACCGGAAGCAATCAAACTCGCAGTACAACACGAGTATCTGTTGGATAATAGTGAAATCAACCAAAAACAATATCATAACTACTGGAAAGGTTTAAGCCATGTTCATCGACCAGCAGGGACGGATCGGCCAGCTACTAGTTATGTAAAGCAGTTGAAAGACATGCTGAGTTATCGGATGAGTTACACGAAGGTGATCATTCAAGCATTGGGACGGATGACGAGAACCCATAATCGGCGGAAACAGATTCGAATTATTGCCACCGAAGATGTTTTTGACAACTTTGATTTAACGTCACTCAATACCGACGCGATTAGTCCAGAAGCAAAGGCACTAGCAGCCAAATCGCCTTCTTCAGGATCAACATCACGACAAGATAGTATGAAGAATAACTTATATCAAAATCGGACCTATTTGTCCTATGTCGATTTCAAGCGTGCAAAGGGTAGATTACAACTTGATGTCGCGATGGCTAATGCCTATCAAAATGTGCGCGAGTGGTACTTACAACATCCAACCGCTAGTGAAGCTGAATTAGCAGCGATGCACCATAGTGAAACCATGTTTATGCAGTATCTGCCCTCAGCGCGTACTGAGTACGGTGTGTGCCGCATGTGGGAGGAAATTGAAAAAGATGGGAAAAAGCTTGATATTGAGACGGGCGTCTTTGAATTTGGTGATGATAATAAAGACAATATGATTGTTTCAGCAGAAAGAGCCGGTCTTCCGACGATTCTCAAGTATCCGGGGATGGCAGCCTATTTTGACAAGCATCAGTATGCAACCACGTGGCAAAAGCAGGATTATATTCTGAATCCTGTGCAATTTATTAATGGTTATTTAGGAATATTAGGAGAAGTGGCCGCAACTTTTATTTTAGACGATGCTTTGGGTATTAACTTATCCCAAATTACCGCCGTAGATAAGAATGAGTTGTTTGATTTTATCATTGATGATCAAGTCTTGGTTGATATTAAGAATTGGCATTACACGCATACTGCTACAGCATTCGATGATGAGAAGTGGGTTATGCATAAGTTAAATCAATTCTGTAAGGATACTGGGAAAGATAACATGCGAGTTATGGTGATCAATGTGATCGATCGAACCCCAGAAGTGAAAGATAAGGTGACGTTGATTAATAATAATCGAATTTTAGAAGTATCAGCCCTAATTGATGATCAAGGGGCACTAGTGTTGAGTCCAACTGATAAGCAACAGATAGGGGAGTTTCTAATTGACTGA
- a CDS encoding Crp/Fnr family transcriptional regulator, whose amino-acid sequence MVLTDIEYLLSYLEAHHVPTIQKKRHTYLTYHGLAEHYTYVLKDGIIKNSIILQDGREYNLSYIAKPDVISLLRDEVSRSTDQPFNVRIESEYATFYQVNRVAFWKYVNSTPELQNYVKNYYRKKLSENILRLQRMVMNGKKGAICAFIYSLVDLFGRKVNDGILIDFVVTNDDIAGFCGISSRSSVNRMLKELRMDGVITVQNHKFIIQDVSYLLDQIAN is encoded by the coding sequence ATGGTATTAACTGATATTGAATATTTACTGAGTTATTTGGAAGCCCATCACGTGCCAACGATTCAGAAAAAACGACACACTTATTTGACTTATCATGGTCTGGCCGAACATTACACCTATGTTTTGAAGGACGGCATCATCAAAAACAGCATTATTTTGCAAGACGGGCGCGAATATAATTTGTCTTATATCGCCAAACCGGATGTGATCTCCCTGTTGCGCGATGAGGTCTCCCGGTCGACTGACCAGCCGTTTAACGTCCGCATCGAATCCGAATACGCGACCTTCTATCAAGTCAACCGCGTCGCTTTTTGGAAGTACGTCAACAGCACGCCGGAGCTTCAAAATTACGTCAAGAACTACTACCGCAAAAAGTTATCCGAAAACATTTTGCGTCTACAGCGAATGGTGATGAATGGCAAGAAGGGCGCGATTTGTGCGTTTATTTATAGCCTGGTGGATTTATTTGGCCGCAAAGTCAACGATGGTATCCTGATCGACTTCGTGGTGACAAATGATGACATTGCGGGCTTCTGTGGCATTAGTTCCCGCAGTAGCGTTAATCGAATGTTGAAAGAATTGCGCATGGATGGCGTGATTACGGTCCAAAATCACAAGTTTATTATTCAAGATGTCAGCTACCTCTTAGACCAAATTGCAAATTAG
- the larB gene encoding nickel pincer cofactor biosynthesis protein LarB — protein MATTTEILQQVAAGQLSPTAAAQQLEADKTAALGFANVDLDRQRRNGFPEVIYGAGKTATQIVGIVKALSQQSVSAPTSALPILTTRLSADKFAALQPALPTAVYHATAQCMTVGERPAPKTQDYIAVVTAGTSDQPVAEEAAVTAETFGNRVERVYDVGVAGIHRLFAKLDVIRGARVVIVIAGMEGALASVVGGLVDKPVIAVPTSIGYGTSFQGMTALLTMLNSCASGITVVNIDNGFGAAYSASMINQM, from the coding sequence ATGGCGACCACGACAGAAATCCTACAACAAGTAGCGGCTGGGCAATTGAGTCCGACGGCGGCCGCACAACAGTTAGAAGCGGACAAGACAGCGGCACTGGGTTTTGCAAACGTCGATTTAGACCGGCAACGCCGCAATGGCTTTCCTGAGGTCATTTACGGTGCGGGTAAGACGGCCACCCAAATCGTCGGCATCGTTAAGGCGTTATCACAGCAGTCGGTATCGGCACCAACGTCAGCATTACCGATTTTAACGACCCGGTTATCTGCAGACAAATTTGCGGCACTGCAGCCGGCATTGCCAACGGCCGTTTATCACGCGACGGCGCAGTGTATGACGGTCGGGGAACGACCGGCACCGAAAACTCAAGATTACATTGCCGTAGTGACGGCGGGAACGTCCGATCAACCGGTCGCCGAAGAAGCTGCAGTCACGGCCGAGACGTTTGGTAATCGCGTTGAACGGGTCTATGATGTCGGCGTTGCGGGAATTCACCGACTGTTTGCCAAACTCGATGTGATTCGTGGCGCCCGGGTGGTGATCGTGATTGCTGGGATGGAAGGTGCACTGGCCAGTGTTGTCGGCGGCTTAGTCGACAAACCGGTGATTGCCGTGCCCACGAGTATCGGCTATGGAACCAGCTTTCAAGGCATGACCGCGTTACTGACGATGCTCAATAGCTGTGCGTCGGGGATTACCGTGGTCAATATTGATAATGGTTTTGGCGCCGCCTATTCGGCTAGTATGATCAATCAAATGTAA
- a CDS encoding energy-coupling factor transporter transmembrane component T — MKPTRHTADLPAWLQTTTTVTTAATKHQWWQRNQQHLRQLLSRLAQPTPVPVTTRWQIAPQFKLIRLLLLVILIAVSRNAILLWGLALLIGGQLLWLPPHQLRHFIKSWLISVAAALLFVLPSYWLAGPSTLLFFGLKTSLMLANAQYYRLTTPFQALLTGLKALHCPDLLIMTLAIAITYLRMLGQHLLLTMEALELRTVAPATHPYRLIGALFGNLYLKSYAYALELYAAMEARGFNGHYARATTHSTHWRDYLALTPALIVWAVFIFWGH; from the coding sequence ATGAAACCAACCCGTCACACCGCTGATCTGCCAGCGTGGCTGCAAACGACCACGACAGTCACCACCGCCGCTACTAAGCATCAATGGTGGCAACGCAATCAGCAGCATTTACGCCAATTACTGAGCCGCCTCGCGCAGCCGACGCCGGTCCCCGTTACGACGCGCTGGCAAATCGCCCCGCAGTTCAAGTTGATTCGGTTACTACTGCTGGTCATCTTGATTGCTGTGAGCCGTAACGCCATCCTGTTATGGGGGCTGGCCCTACTGATTGGTGGCCAATTATTATGGTTACCACCGCACCAACTCCGCCACTTTATCAAAAGTTGGCTCATTAGCGTTGCGGCGGCGCTACTCTTCGTCCTGCCTAGCTACTGGCTAGCTGGCCCTAGCACCTTATTATTTTTCGGCCTCAAAACCAGTCTAATGCTGGCAAACGCCCAGTATTACCGTCTAACAACGCCGTTTCAAGCGTTATTAACGGGCTTGAAGGCGCTCCACTGCCCTGACCTGTTAATCATGACTTTAGCCATTGCGATCACTTACTTGCGGATGCTCGGACAACATTTATTGTTGACGATGGAAGCCTTAGAATTACGGACCGTGGCACCAGCGACTCATCCGTACCGCTTGATTGGTGCGTTGTTCGGTAATTTATATCTCAAAAGTTACGCGTACGCGCTAGAACTCTATGCGGCAATGGAAGCGCGTGGTTTCAACGGGCATTACGCACGGGCAACGACACACTCAACACATTGGCGTGATTATCTGGCCTTAACACCGGCATTAATCGTGTGGGCCGTCTTTATTTTCTGGGGGCATTAA
- the larA gene encoding nickel-dependent lactate racemase: MVSIDLPYDKRTLTAEISDENYAGKLVSQAATYHNKLSEQETVEQSLDNPIGTPKLEELARGKHNIVIISSDHTRPVPSHIITPILLRRIRSVAPDARIRILVATGFHRPSTHEELVNKYGEDIVNHEEIVMHVSTDDSSMVKIGQLPSGGDCIINKVAAEADLLISEGFIESHFFAGFSGGRKSVLPGIASYKTIMANHSGEFINSPKARTGNLMHNPIHKDMVYAARTAKLAFIINVVLDEDKKIIGSFAGDMEAAHKVGCDFVKELSSVPAIDCDIAISTNGGYPLDQNIYQAVKGMTAAEATNKEGGTIIMVAGARDGHGGDGFYHNLADVDDPKEFLDQAINTPRLKTIPDQWTAQIFARILVHHHVIFVSDLVDPDLITNMHMELATTLDEAMAKAYAREGQAAKVTVVPDGLGVIVK; encoded by the coding sequence ATGGTTTCAATTGATTTACCCTATGACAAGCGCACACTTACGGCTGAAATTAGCGATGAAAATTATGCCGGTAAGTTAGTGTCGCAAGCTGCAACATATCATAACAAATTATCAGAACAGGAAACGGTCGAACAATCATTAGACAATCCGATCGGCACGCCTAAGTTAGAAGAACTCGCACGTGGTAAGCACAATATCGTCATTATTAGCTCAGACCACACGCGCCCCGTTCCTTCCCACATTATCACGCCAATTCTATTGCGGCGGATTCGGTCAGTAGCACCGGATGCCCGGATTCGAATTCTAGTTGCGACCGGTTTCCATCGGCCTTCAACGCACGAAGAACTCGTTAATAAGTATGGTGAAGACATTGTCAATCATGAGGAAATCGTGATGCACGTTTCGACCGACGACAGTAGTATGGTCAAAATTGGCCAGCTGCCATCTGGTGGCGATTGCATTATTAATAAAGTCGCCGCCGAAGCGGACTTACTGATCTCTGAAGGCTTCATTGAATCCCACTTTTTTGCCGGCTTTTCGGGTGGGCGCAAGTCGGTTTTGCCGGGTATCGCCTCATATAAGACGATCATGGCGAACCACTCGGGCGAATTTATTAATTCGCCTAAAGCGCGGACTGGAAATTTAATGCATAATCCGATTCACAAAGACATGGTTTACGCCGCGCGGACGGCTAAGCTGGCGTTCATTATCAACGTCGTGTTAGACGAAGATAAAAAAATCATTGGCTCCTTTGCCGGCGATATGGAAGCGGCCCATAAAGTGGGTTGTGACTTTGTCAAAGAACTCTCCAGTGTGCCCGCGATTGACTGTGATATTGCCATCTCGACTAACGGTGGTTATCCGCTTGATCAAAATATTTATCAAGCCGTTAAAGGGATGACGGCGGCCGAAGCAACCAATAAGGAAGGCGGCACGATCATTATGGTAGCCGGTGCGCGTGATGGTCACGGTGGCGACGGCTTTTATCATAATTTAGCCGATGTTGACGACCCCAAGGAATTTTTGGACCAAGCAATCAACACGCCGCGGCTCAAGACGATTCCAGACCAGTGGACAGCGCAAATTTTTGCCCGCATCCTCGTGCATCATCATGTGATCTTTGTTTCTGATCTGGTCGACCCAGACTTGATTACCAATATGCACATGGAATTGGCGACGACCCTTGATGAAGCGATGGCAAAGGCCTATGCGCGTGAGGGGCAAGCAGCCAAAGTAACGGTCGTTCCTGATGGCTTAGGCGTCATTGTGAAGTAG
- a CDS encoding energy-coupling factor ABC transporter ATP-binding protein, which yields MVLIKLVNICYDYPDTCGLNALNLTIDAGEFVCLMGPNGSGKSTLLRLLSGLASPTSGTYWLHDQAITADYLANAQQRQRLHQQIGMVFQNTDVQLFNTSVAAEVAFGPRQLGLSAATIKQRVDDCLALTDCGDLADRVPYQLSGGEKKRVALASVLALNPEILLLDEPLNGLTIAAQQHMLTLLQRLQVAGKTIIMASHNYQQVQTVGERFIIFNPTHQVDADLTRTALAQQPARQAQLMTL from the coding sequence GTGGTATTGATTAAATTGGTAAATATTTGCTATGATTATCCTGATACATGTGGGTTAAACGCGCTCAATTTGACGATTGATGCGGGTGAGTTTGTGTGTCTCATGGGTCCCAATGGCTCGGGCAAATCAACATTGTTACGGCTCCTCAGCGGTTTAGCGAGTCCCACCAGCGGCACTTACTGGTTGCACGACCAAGCCATTACGGCTGACTACCTTGCCAACGCACAACAACGCCAGCGACTCCATCAACAAATCGGGATGGTCTTTCAAAACACTGACGTCCAGTTGTTTAACACTTCGGTCGCGGCCGAAGTTGCGTTCGGGCCCCGCCAACTGGGATTATCTGCGGCCACCATCAAGCAACGTGTCGACGATTGTTTGGCACTAACTGACTGCGGCGACTTGGCCGACCGCGTCCCGTACCAACTGTCGGGTGGCGAGAAGAAGCGCGTGGCACTAGCTAGCGTGCTCGCACTAAACCCGGAAATTTTATTGTTAGATGAACCGTTGAACGGCCTCACGATCGCCGCTCAACAGCACATGCTGACCCTACTGCAACGGCTACAAGTTGCTGGCAAGACGATCATTATGGCGAGCCACAACTATCAACAAGTTCAAACCGTTGGCGAACGTTTCATTATTTTTAATCCTACCCACCAAGTCGACGCTGACCTAACGCGTACTGCCCTAGCGCAGCAACCCGCGCGGCAAGCGCAATTGATGACTTTATAA